From the genome of Tindallia californiensis, one region includes:
- a CDS encoding TetR/AcrR family transcriptional regulator C-terminal domain-containing protein, with protein sequence MNTKQAFAKSLEELLTKKNLDDIQVSEIVLGTSLSRKTFYRHFRDKYDLSSWYFFQFFEESFGRITDNFTWEEALLRYLEIYQEKYNVLKNAYASRDINGLRDYDIQVTRKTYEKYLTFKGVDITSETMQFTIDIASRGGTDMVIEWLHSGMKMDKKKLVALLKRTLPTDILKYID encoded by the coding sequence ATGAACACTAAACAAGCATTTGCAAAATCCCTTGAGGAGTTGCTAACGAAAAAGAACCTTGATGATATTCAAGTTAGTGAGATAGTGTTAGGCACATCTCTTTCGAGGAAGACTTTTTATCGTCACTTTAGAGATAAATATGACCTCTCTAGCTGGTACTTTTTTCAATTTTTTGAAGAAAGTTTTGGTCGTATTACAGATAATTTTACGTGGGAAGAAGCCTTACTGCGCTATCTTGAGATTTACCAAGAAAAATACAATGTTTTGAAAAATGCTTATGCAAGTCGAGATATTAACGGACTTCGTGATTACGACATACAAGTTACCAGAAAAACATATGAAAAATACCTAACTTTTAAAGGTGTTGATATAACATCTGAAACAATGCAATTTACAATTGACATAGCTTCGCGCGGTGGCACAGACATGGTGATCGAGTGGCTGCACAGTGGAATGAAAATGGATAAGAAAAAACTGGTTGCATTACTTAAGCGGACATTACCAACAGATATATTAAAGTATATTGATTAA
- the tyrS gene encoding tyrosine--tRNA ligase, with product MKIYDELLTRGLIAQVTDEEEIRELINEGKATFYIGFDPTADSLHVGHFVALCLMKRLQMAGNKPVVLLGGGTGYIGDPSGRTDLRTMMTPETIQHNCNCFKKQIEKFIEFDNDQAILVNNIDWLLDLKYIELLREVGAHFSVNNMLRAECYKQRLEKGLSFLELNYMIMQSFDFYHLFKHYGCNMQFGGDDQWSNMLGGRELIRRKLGKNSYAMTNTLLMNSEGNKMGKTAKGALWLDPSRTSPFEFYQYWRNVDDADVLKCIRMLTFLPLEQINEMDQWEGSQLNEAKEILAFELTKLVHSEEEAQNAKNTSRALFTAGTDISNMPSTEIREDQLVDGVIGIIDLMVECKLTVSKTEARRVIQQGGVLLNDVKIDSIDLVVTSEELKNGTKIRKGKKIYHKAFMNN from the coding sequence ATGAAAATCTATGATGAACTGCTAACTCGTGGCTTGATTGCCCAAGTTACTGATGAAGAAGAAATCAGAGAACTTATCAATGAAGGGAAGGCAACATTTTATATCGGATTTGATCCAACAGCGGATTCTTTACATGTAGGTCATTTTGTGGCTTTATGCCTAATGAAACGATTGCAAATGGCGGGAAACAAACCCGTTGTTCTTTTAGGAGGTGGCACAGGATATATTGGAGATCCTTCTGGCAGAACAGATTTACGTACCATGATGACGCCTGAAACAATTCAACATAACTGCAATTGTTTTAAAAAGCAGATAGAAAAATTTATAGAATTTGATAATGATCAAGCAATTCTGGTTAATAATATTGATTGGCTATTAGATTTGAAATATATCGAACTACTACGTGAAGTAGGCGCACATTTTTCTGTAAACAATATGTTGCGAGCCGAATGTTATAAGCAGAGATTGGAAAAGGGTCTTTCATTTTTGGAATTGAACTATATGATTATGCAGTCATTTGATTTTTACCATCTGTTTAAGCATTATGGTTGTAATATGCAGTTTGGTGGTGATGATCAGTGGTCTAACATGCTTGGTGGCAGGGAATTGATTCGACGAAAATTGGGCAAAAATTCTTACGCTATGACAAATACACTATTAATGAATTCTGAAGGTAATAAGATGGGAAAAACCGCAAAAGGTGCACTTTGGCTGGATCCTAGCAGGACGTCTCCTTTTGAATTCTATCAGTACTGGCGAAATGTTGATGATGCTGACGTATTGAAGTGCATTCGTATGCTAACATTTTTACCTCTGGAACAAATTAATGAAATGGACCAATGGGAAGGTAGTCAACTAAATGAAGCGAAAGAAATCTTGGCTTTTGAATTGACAAAGTTGGTTCATAGTGAAGAGGAAGCTCAAAATGCAAAAAATACTTCTCGTGCTTTATTTACAGCAGGAACGGACATTTCAAACATGCCTTCTACTGAGATAAGAGAAGATCAACTGGTTGACGGTGTTATTGGTATCATAGATTTAATGGTTGAATGTAAACTAACTGTTTCTAAAACTGAAGCAAGGCGAGTAATTCAACAAGGGGGAGTATTACTAAATGATGTTAAAATTGATTCCATTGATCTCGTTGTTACCTCTGAGGAATTGAAAAACGGTACTAAAATTCGCAAAGGAAAGAAAATATACCATAAGGCGTTTATGAATAATTAA
- a CDS encoding ABC transporter substrate-binding protein, whose product MRKLLLMMLIVVLAFSLIACGGDNGEGDASVNEEVTEAESNDVEEMDEKQERPFEGTVLELSVAYGGADGSFEAFTEETGIEIEWVSLSTGAKLSQLQAEDGETTTDVWFGGGVDSYFAARDLGYLYQYRSPEFDNIDEKYLDPEGYFGALSLVPFGFIVNEELIEELGLDMPETWEDLADSQYDGEIIMADPSISGGQYAILSGLIQVMGEDAAWEYWEAVNENVDYYAQSGGEPQQKVAAGEFAIGLTAIHGQTFGLMETAPVVGIFPSENIPWIPAPIAIFENSENKEAAKVLVDWYLSEHGQDILMEADARIMANRNVAPPEEMGTLNMDQLIDFDLERMGREREAILGSWKELIGE is encoded by the coding sequence ATGAGAAAACTTTTATTGATGATGCTGATCGTGGTATTGGCATTTAGTCTTATTGCTTGTGGAGGCGATAACGGCGAGGGAGATGCAAGTGTCAACGAAGAGGTGACAGAAGCTGAAAGCAACGATGTAGAGGAAATGGATGAGAAGCAGGAGCGTCCTTTTGAAGGAACAGTACTGGAACTATCCGTTGCTTATGGAGGAGCTGATGGATCCTTTGAAGCTTTTACAGAAGAAACTGGAATTGAAATCGAATGGGTTAGTTTATCAACAGGAGCAAAGCTTTCTCAGTTACAGGCAGAAGATGGAGAGACCACAACTGATGTATGGTTTGGTGGAGGGGTAGACAGTTACTTTGCTGCAAGAGACCTAGGATACCTTTATCAGTATCGATCTCCTGAATTTGACAACATTGATGAAAAATACCTCGATCCGGAAGGTTATTTTGGAGCATTGTCCTTAGTACCCTTTGGATTTATTGTTAATGAAGAATTAATTGAAGAGCTGGGTCTGGATATGCCGGAAACCTGGGAAGACCTTGCTGACTCACAGTATGATGGAGAAATTATCATGGCGGATCCGAGTATTTCCGGAGGTCAGTATGCCATTCTTAGTGGATTGATTCAAGTAATGGGTGAAGATGCTGCTTGGGAGTACTGGGAAGCTGTTAATGAAAATGTAGACTACTATGCTCAAAGTGGTGGAGAACCACAACAGAAGGTTGCAGCAGGGGAATTTGCTATTGGATTGACGGCTATTCATGGACAAACCTTTGGTCTGATGGAAACAGCACCGGTGGTAGGAATTTTCCCATCAGAAAACATTCCGTGGATTCCTGCGCCCATTGCAATCTTTGAAAACTCAGAAAACAAAGAAGCGGCAAAGGTTTTAGTGGACTGGTACTTGTCGGAGCATGGTCAAGATATTTTGATGGAAGCAGATGCACGAATCATGGCAAATCGAAATGTAGCACCTCCTGAAGAAATGGGTACCTTAAACATGGATCAACTTATTGATTTTGATCTGGAGCGAATGGGAAGAGAACGAGAAGCAATTCTTGGAAGTTGGAAGGAACTTATTGGTGAATAA
- a CDS encoding ABC transporter permease translates to MNKGYVKRRGERSSLSFSVFFDKILIAGIAGTLFLFILYPVAGVLMRSLKWNSEWSLYHYRNLMTIRNLELIRNSVFVATFSSVNATLLAFFIGVFAHFKKRFVRNAIYRSLMMTMISPPFISAIALLTLFGRRGFISYGVFGVTLNPYGWHGIVILQSLSGVSLSAMMMMTGLSQIDGRLFLAARDLGANPLSTLKEVVLPSMVPTILSVFFLQFTMNISDFTTPIIIGGRYRVLATEAYLRVYAQANLNGAAAMTVLLLPPAILAFYFYRRNMKRVHTLSERAKILEMESLNFKLPKGVQMLTGGVVAVFFLINVVQYGNLFFTAFTRNVSGTPVFTLNHLAVFQSRHVDALIRTIYMAVAAALLSTMIGVLLSYYHRRRKVKGFGILEFIGSIPYIIPGIFFGLAYVVVFHRGPISLTGTLIILILNCTFRHISVGNKAANAAFENLDHKIEWASYDLGASKIGSLLKVTFPILRPTLLVSFINSFTASMTTVGPLLFLVSPRNLVTSVLMFNEVNSGRYGQSAVIGSALILITFSVNLMAIRLLSAERRSGK, encoded by the coding sequence GTGAATAAAGGATATGTAAAGAGAAGGGGAGAGCGATCTTCCCTTTCTTTTAGCGTTTTTTTTGATAAAATCTTAATAGCGGGTATTGCAGGCACTCTGTTTCTGTTTATTCTATATCCGGTAGCAGGTGTGTTGATGAGAAGCTTAAAATGGAATAGTGAATGGTCTTTGTATCACTACCGGAACTTAATGACCATACGGAACCTAGAACTGATTAGGAATAGTGTTTTTGTTGCCACGTTTTCTTCCGTCAACGCAACCCTCTTGGCTTTCTTCATCGGTGTATTTGCTCATTTCAAAAAGCGGTTTGTACGAAACGCTATCTATCGGAGCCTGATGATGACTATGATCTCTCCTCCTTTTATTTCAGCAATAGCATTATTAACGCTATTTGGACGGAGAGGTTTCATTAGCTATGGAGTTTTTGGTGTAACCCTAAATCCTTACGGATGGCATGGAATTGTTATTTTACAGAGTTTAAGTGGCGTATCGCTTTCGGCTATGATGATGATGACCGGATTATCTCAAATCGACGGCAGACTCTTTTTGGCGGCAAGAGATTTAGGAGCAAATCCTTTGAGTACGCTAAAAGAAGTGGTTTTACCTTCTATGGTACCTACCATTCTGTCTGTTTTCTTTTTACAATTTACTATGAACATTTCAGATTTTACCACGCCTATTATCATCGGAGGTCGGTATCGGGTTTTAGCCACGGAGGCTTATTTGCGAGTATATGCTCAGGCTAACTTAAATGGAGCAGCGGCAATGACTGTATTGCTACTTCCGCCGGCGATACTGGCGTTTTACTTTTACCGCAGAAATATGAAGCGGGTACATACGCTTTCAGAGAGGGCAAAAATCCTTGAAATGGAGTCATTGAATTTTAAGCTTCCCAAGGGCGTACAGATGTTGACAGGGGGAGTGGTTGCTGTTTTTTTTCTGATCAACGTAGTACAATACGGAAATCTTTTCTTTACGGCTTTCACTAGAAATGTATCTGGAACACCGGTATTCACCTTGAATCATCTTGCTGTGTTTCAAAGCAGGCATGTGGATGCACTGATCAGAACCATATATATGGCTGTAGCAGCCGCTCTGTTGTCAACGATGATAGGGGTGCTACTGTCTTATTATCACCGGAGGCGAAAGGTGAAAGGATTTGGAATTCTCGAGTTTATTGGATCCATTCCCTATATTATTCCGGGAATTTTCTTTGGTTTAGCTTACGTAGTGGTTTTTCACCGAGGACCAATTTCACTGACAGGAACACTGATCATTCTAATTCTAAACTGTACTTTTCGACATATTTCCGTAGGAAATAAAGCGGCTAATGCGGCCTTTGAGAACTTAGATCATAAAATTGAATGGGCTTCTTATGATCTGGGAGCATCAAAAATAGGATCTCTTCTAAAGGTTACTTTTCCCATTTTGCGTCCCACTTTGTTAGTAAGCTTTATCAACAGTTTTACAGCATCTATGACCACAGTAGGACCTCTGCTGTTTCTGGTGTCACCGCGAAACCTGGTGACAAGTGTTTTAATGTTTAATGAAGTCAATAGTGGAAGGTACGGACAAAGTGCTGTCATAGGAAGTGCTTTGATTTTGATTACCTTTAGTGTGAATCTGATGGCTATTCGCCTATTGAGTGCTGAAAGGAGGAGTGGGAAATGA
- a CDS encoding ABC transporter ATP-binding protein encodes MILQMKNMTKLYEENKGVRDFSLEVKKGEFISLLGPSGCGKTTTLNLIGGFIIPDRGHLFINKKEITSLPPEKRPVSTVFQNYALFPHLSVLENIAFGVRYFKKFQKRKALVHAKEFVDLVGLEGYEDVNIGNLSGGQQQRVALARSIATGAEVLLLDEPLSNLDASLRGSLRRELKELQRRTRVTMIFVTHDQGEALSLSDRVVVMDHGRIAQVGRPSEIYDFPKSSYVANFVGKTNKLTDKRGESFFIRPEEIRLKKNEQSPYQIVEKMFLGHQTELTLSEMPGDKNRVDVLLFGKEGRSYEVGDRVDLLLNTDAKLRVGER; translated from the coding sequence ATGATTCTGCAGATGAAAAACATGACAAAGCTGTATGAAGAAAATAAAGGAGTAAGGGACTTTTCTCTTGAGGTGAAAAAAGGTGAATTTATTAGCCTTTTAGGTCCTTCTGGTTGCGGAAAAACCACAACCTTGAATTTGATTGGTGGGTTTATTATTCCTGACAGGGGGCACCTTTTTATTAATAAAAAGGAAATTACATCACTTCCTCCAGAAAAGCGTCCAGTGTCTACGGTGTTTCAAAATTATGCTCTTTTTCCTCACCTTTCCGTGCTTGAGAACATTGCCTTTGGAGTTCGCTATTTCAAGAAATTTCAAAAACGAAAGGCATTAGTCCATGCTAAAGAATTTGTTGATCTTGTGGGGTTGGAAGGATATGAAGATGTTAATATCGGAAATCTTAGCGGTGGTCAACAACAACGGGTAGCCCTTGCAAGATCTATAGCTACTGGAGCAGAGGTTTTGTTATTGGACGAACCTCTCAGCAATCTAGATGCATCCTTACGGGGATCACTAAGAAGGGAACTGAAAGAACTTCAGAGAAGAACGCGAGTTACTATGATTTTTGTCACTCATGACCAGGGAGAAGCTTTGAGCCTTTCGGATCGGGTAGTTGTTATGGATCATGGGAGGATTGCGCAGGTAGGAAGACCAAGTGAGATTTATGATTTTCCTAAGAGTTCGTATGTTGCTAATTTTGTAGGTAAAACCAACAAGTTAACGGATAAAAGAGGAGAGTCTTTTTTTATCCGACCAGAGGAAATTAGGTTAAAAAAGAATGAACAGAGTCCTTATCAGATAGTAGAAAAAATGTTCCTCGGTCATCAAACGGAATTGACCCTTTCTGAGATGCCTGGTGATAAAAATAGAGTTGACGTCCTTCTTTTTGGTAAAGAAGGAAGGAGTTATGAAGTGGGAGATAGGGTAGACCTACTTCTGAATACAGATGCAAAGCTGAGAGTAGGCGAAAGATAA